The DNA region GACTTTCATCGTACTTTTTTGTTAACTCTTTTATTAGCACAATTACTAAATTAGTCCGGTCAAGAGTAACTAGAGGGTTTTTTCTCGGTGTCAATCTCGACTTACCATTTTTTTGATGAAAAAGCGTTCCAGACATCTCCACACTGACTGCTTTAACTGCTGCTTCTAAACCCTCAATTTGCCTCAAAGCACTCATTCCCCTTTCATTGAGAGATATGGGAAAGGTTCGAGATTTTGAAAAGGAGATAATTCTAGGATCGCTGCGACGCTCGTAAATGTTAATCTGGTATTTATCGCCACGACGTAAAAGATAGTGCGCCAGCAGAATTCCGCTAGGGCCAGCACCGATAATTGCTACTTTTTTGACCATAATTCTAGGTCTTATGGATGGACAAACTAGAATTTTAAATTCTAAATTAAAATATAAAAGTTTTTCATGAATCTTCAGAAGGATTTAGTCCCAATAGCAAAATATCTGAGACACCGCAACCCTATCATGTATTGAATTTAACTAAATTATCTCTATTCTCATCTCTTACTCTCTGAGCCTCTGCGTGATTTAAATTCATACTTGTAATCAGCAAAGGCTAAACTTTCAAAAACATGATCAGCTAAAATCCAAAGGCTAAATTATCCAACATATATTTACTTTTTTCCCGTCCAACCTCTAGATAAATCTCTAGCAGTTCTTCATAAGCAGTAGCACCTCCTACAATACTCCAAAACTCATTTCCGATAACTACAGCTTTATCAAAAGGTAAATAACTTTTTGCTTGCGTCCATTTATAATCAGCTTTATTTACACCATAAGGATTATACGGCATTGCATAGTAAGCTTGTACTTGAGGAAGGTTGACACCGCACAGTAAATGAAATCTCAATAAACGTTGGAGAACTTCTAAACATTGTCCTTTGTTGGGTTTAGGAGCTTTAATTTCAAAGAAAAATTCTGTCCCATCTTTTGCAAGAATATAAAGGTCTACGCGAACAATCTTTGTTTCTAAATCATCACTGCGACGAGCATTAAGTACTGCTGTAATCATCTGCTCAAAAGATGGTTTTCCTTGTTCCCTTTTTGCAGCAGATTCATAATTTTGTTTTTGCAATTCAGCTTCTGCAAAAGCTGCAATACTTACTTCAGTTTTAATATCATAACCTCGACGTACATCTTGATGATGTTCGAGAGCGATTAAGCGAGCGCATTCTTCAAAAGAATTACCTAACTTTGTACTCAAACCTCTTTCAAATTGATTTATCCGGATTAACTCTGGGGGAATAAGTGCAGCTTGAAATGGCTTTAATTCTCCATTGGATGAGTGTCTTGATAAATACTCTATTGCTGTGGTAGGCTTTAAAATTTTACGTCCTTTATATTCATCTATAAGACCTTGAATAAAACCCTCCAAATAACCTTTGATTACTGCACGAGTATTTGCATTAATAGCTGTCATATTTACAATTACACTTATAAAAATATTTTTAACAAAGCATTTGCTAAATGATAGACTACGGGAACTGAAACAGCATTTCCAAACTGATGTTTGGCTGTAGTTTCATTGTCTGCTATTTGGAAACTTTCTGGAAATCCTTGCAATCTGGCGTAATCTTGTGCAGTTAAAGGTTTATATTTATTCTGTTTATAAATTTCTTGAATAAATTTTTGCTTATACACTTCTGGTTGTTCACATTCTATAGATATAGTAGCTACATAATCTCTGGTTCCAGTTGCGGTTAAAGTTGCAATTGCATCAGCATGAGGTAGAAATATTTTAGAAATTCCGTTAATTCCTGAAGAAATTTTAGAATTTACAAATTCATAACCTTTATTTTCTACAAAGCGAAGAATTTTTTTGTCAACTAAAGTATTGATTTCTTCTATGTCTAAACTAGGAATCAAAGATTTTAAAATTTCAAAATCTAAAGGATTACCATCTTTTTCTCCATAAATTTTCTTTCTTCTATTTTTTAAAATAGTTTGGCAAATTAGCTTTTCTCTAGAATTTGTTTCAATTAATTCCCAAGAATGGATTGTAGTATGTCCATCTCTAATATCAGCAAAAGTAAAAAAATCGTTTAATTCGTCTATTTTTTGAAATCTTCCTCTAGAAGCTGGAATTTTACCATCAGTAAATAAGACTTCTGGAGAAAATTTCTTTTTAGGTAAATTACTCTGTTGAATTCCAGGAATGAGATCATAAAGCTTGAGACGTTGATTTAATGCTTGAGGAAAGGTAAAGCCCCAACAATTAGCAATGTCATTTCTAATACCCACAATAAATACTCTGTCTCTATCTTGAGGTAACCCAAAATCGTAGGAGTTTAGTACCTGATATTTAACTACATAGTCAGATGATGTTAAGTTATTAAGTATGTATTCTAAACTGGCTCTGTTCCTTGGCTCAGTTAAACCTTTGACATTTTCAAATATAAATGCTTTGGGTTTGTTAAGTTGTACAATTCTAAAAACATCAAACCATAGTTGACCTCTGGGGTCTTGTAAACCTTGCATTTTACCCGCTATAGACCAAGGCTGACAAGGAACACCACCGACTATAATATCTATTTCAAAAGGCAGTTGATGTAAATTAGTAATATCTCCTAAATAGGCTTCTTCGCCATTAATACCATGAATAAAGTTTTTTTGATAAACTTTAATAGCTTCCTTATTAATTTCTGAATATCCTAAACAATTTCCTCCTAATTCTTCTAAAGGAACTCTAAAACCACCTATACCAGAAAATAGGTCTACAAATGTAAACTTTGTTGTGCATTTTATGGTGTTGGTTGGTTGGAATAATTGAAATAACTCTAGTTGTTGTCCATAAATACCTGTTTGCATTGGCGTGGTCGAATAGAAAATTTACCAAATATATTCTAATTTTAGTATAAACCCAGTTAGCACATTCCCATCTGACATTGCCAAAGCGGTACCTTCGGTAAGCCAAGAGCATATCACCAAATCATTGCCATATTCAATTAAGCAGACATCAAGTGCTGTCTTGGTTCAGGAATTTGACGACCTAATGCTTGAGCAGTTTCAATCCATTCCTGCATAATAATTTCCACATTTTGCAGTGCTTCTTGATAAGTTTCCCCATCCGCAGCACATCCAGGTAATTCTGGAACTTCGGCGATAAAGGCTTGGTCTTCTTGACTCCAATAAAGTATGATTTCATAATGAAGCATCATTTTAACCTCCTAGCTGGTATTTGAGAATTACTGCACGAACTTGTTTAACTTGATACGCTTTGGCTTGAGAACCTTTAGGTTGAAGATTCAGAATTTCTTCTATTCCTTTTTGGGTAAAAATATGGTGACTTCCGCGAATACGTTCATCAAATCCTAAACTGCATAACAGTTGACATAGTTGAGTAAATGGAATGTTTGCATCAGATGTACCCAATAAAATTTTAGCGAGGAGTTTGTCTTGTTGGCTCACAACTTATGATATTTTACCTGAAATGCTTATATATAATAATTGCAAGCGATACCTAAGCGATCGCCTTTGGTAAGCTTGGCTAATGGACTCTTTGCAAATTTGCCAAAAGCGTAGATACTCACAGGATGATAGTCTGTGTATTGCGATCGCACTCCGCATATTTCCAAAGCGATCGCACAAGTGTTGATCTGCTAGCTTCTATCAGAACCCTAACCAACCTGCCAAAGACTCCTCTAACTGCTTGCCATGAGTAACCGCGTCAGACACAATATTTCAATTAATTAAGAAGCAATATACTAAAAATTCAGCAGACCATAGTTATACTTGTTGTACAATCGTATACATCATTAAATAAATAACAATGAATATTGCAATTATTTTGGCAGTTAGTGAGTATCAAAATACCAACTGCTTGCCAGGTTGTATTTTGGATGGTCAGCTTATAAAGAGCTTGTTGGACGAAACAGGTAAATATAACGAACTTCTTTTTATTGACCAGGGGACGGATAGCATTAAAGTCAAAGAAAAACTATCTGAATTTATTACAAATAACCAAGGTAAAGTGTTTGATGAAGTCTTCTTCTACTACACAGGACATGGAGATTTTTACAATAATGAGTTTTACTACATCTTGTCAGATTTTAATAAAACTTCTTACAGACAAACGTCTTTAGCAAATTCTGAGTTAGATAATTTTCTCAGACAGCTAAATCCAAATTTGACTATAAAAATTATAGATGCTTGCCATTCAGGTGTTACTTACATAAAAGATAATGATGTCTTTTCTAAACATCTAGATGATTCAAAACAGCGTTTTAATAATTGTTATTTCATGTTTTCCTCAATGAGTGATCAAGCATCATATCAAACTAATATAATTAGTCACTTTACGAAGAGTTTTATTGATTCAGTCTTAAAATATGACTCAATAGATATAAGATACAAGCATATCGTTGATTATATCTCCGATGATTTTGAAAAAAACGTTTTCCAAAAGCCATTATTTATTAGTCAGGCAAGCTTTACAGAAATTTTTTGTTCTGTTAATCAGAAAATAAAAACTATACTATTAAGACAGATAGATAACTTGATAGATATCAAATCTGAAACTGATGATTTGAAAGCTTTATCTTTAGTAGATATAGTTAAAAAGGATGCTAAAAGGTATTGCTCAGAGGAGGAAGCATTGGAAGTTATAAACTCAGTAAAAAACTTTGTTGAAAATTGGCAATACTCATCTGAATTAGTTGATTTGTATACGATATCTTCTAAGTTTGAGAGTGACTATAAATCTATTTCTCAATATAGTGATTCTATTGGAAAATGGCTGAAAGACAACAATAATAACTATTTTTCAAAAATTACGTATCGACGTGAATTAATTAAAAGTGTTACAACATCGGTTGCCCAAGCCCTAGCTAGTCTTTCTGCCTTTTATGGAGATGAAAATTATAAAACTGTAATATCTGGATTTGAACTAACTGTAGATGTTCCATTTAAGCTGATTAATATTGGTGCTTACCCAAGATACCCAAACCTGGATTATTCTGATTGTAAAATTGCTTTTGTTTTTTCTCAAGTTAGTGTTAGATTTTTCTATTTTTACTCAACTTTCAAGTTAGAAAATTGGCAAAACTATTCTTATGATTCTAGTTCTAAGTGGCAAACAATTGAAGTGGAAATAAAAAGCTTTGATAAAGTAGAAAATACCTTATCTAACATTTTAAATAAATTTGATTCTTTTGTACTAGATCCATTGAGAGCTAAATATATTTTAACTATAGACAGCAAAACAACTTAAAACGATTCATCTGTTAAACTTCAACTATCACCCCATTATGATTCTCAAAGTATGGCCTTACCGACAACCTCACG from Nodularia sp. LEGE 06071 includes:
- a CDS encoding DNA cytosine methyltransferase, whose translation is MQTGIYGQQLELFQLFQPTNTIKCTTKFTFVDLFSGIGGFRVPLEELGGNCLGYSEINKEAIKVYQKNFIHGINGEEAYLGDITNLHQLPFEIDIIVGGVPCQPWSIAGKMQGLQDPRGQLWFDVFRIVQLNKPKAFIFENVKGLTEPRNRASLEYILNNLTSSDYVVKYQVLNSYDFGLPQDRDRVFIVGIRNDIANCWGFTFPQALNQRLKLYDLIPGIQQSNLPKKKFSPEVLFTDGKIPASRGRFQKIDELNDFFTFADIRDGHTTIHSWELIETNSREKLICQTILKNRRKKIYGEKDGNPLDFEILKSLIPSLDIEEINTLVDKKILRFVENKGYEFVNSKISSGINGISKIFLPHADAIATLTATGTRDYVATISIECEQPEVYKQKFIQEIYKQNKYKPLTAQDYARLQGFPESFQIADNETTAKHQFGNAVSVPVVYHLANALLKIFL
- a CDS encoding type II toxin-antitoxin system HicA family toxin, with amino-acid sequence MSQQDKLLAKILLGTSDANIPFTQLCQLLCSLGFDERIRGSHHIFTQKGIEEILNLQPKGSQAKAYQVKQVRAVILKYQLGG
- a CDS encoding type II toxin-antitoxin system HicB family antitoxin; this translates as MMLHYEIILYWSQEDQAFIAEVPELPGCAADGETYQEALQNVEIIMQEWIETAQALGRQIPEPRQHLMSA
- a CDS encoding TdeIII family type II restriction endonuclease, yielding MTAINANTRAVIKGYLEGFIQGLIDEYKGRKILKPTTAIEYLSRHSSNGELKPFQAALIPPELIRINQFERGLSTKLGNSFEECARLIALEHHQDVRRGYDIKTEVSIAAFAEAELQKQNYESAAKREQGKPSFEQMITAVLNARRSDDLETKIVRVDLYILAKDGTEFFFEIKAPKPNKGQCLEVLQRLLRFHLLCGVNLPQVQAYYAMPYNPYGVNKADYKWTQAKSYLPFDKAVVIGNEFWSIVGGATAYEELLEIYLEVGREKSKYMLDNLAFGF
- a CDS encoding caspase family protein; protein product: MNIAIILAVSEYQNTNCLPGCILDGQLIKSLLDETGKYNELLFIDQGTDSIKVKEKLSEFITNNQGKVFDEVFFYYTGHGDFYNNEFYYILSDFNKTSYRQTSLANSELDNFLRQLNPNLTIKIIDACHSGVTYIKDNDVFSKHLDDSKQRFNNCYFMFSSMSDQASYQTNIISHFTKSFIDSVLKYDSIDIRYKHIVDYISDDFEKNVFQKPLFISQASFTEIFCSVNQKIKTILLRQIDNLIDIKSETDDLKALSLVDIVKKDAKRYCSEEEALEVINSVKNFVENWQYSSELVDLYTISSKFESDYKSISQYSDSIGKWLKDNNNNYFSKITYRRELIKSVTTSVAQALASLSAFYGDENYKTVISGFELTVDVPFKLINIGAYPRYPNLDYSDCKIAFVFSQVSVRFFYFYSTFKLENWQNYSYDSSSKWQTIEVEIKSFDKVENTLSNILNKFDSFVLDPLRAKYILTIDSKTT